The following coding sequences are from one Mustelus asterias unplaced genomic scaffold, sMusAst1.hap1.1 HAP1_SCAFFOLD_840, whole genome shotgun sequence window:
- the LOC144487518 gene encoding uncharacterized protein LOC144487518 — MEKPWKCVDCGKRYRSPSQLEAHRRSHTGERPFTCSQCGEGFTQSFSLQSHQRVHTGQRPFICSQCGEGFSHLCSLLTHQRVHTGERLFTCSQCGKGFTCSSHLRRHQRVHTAERPFTCPQCGKGFTCSSHLQTHQRVHTGERPFSCSHCGKGFTQLSNLRKHQRVHTGETPFSCPQCGEGFTCSSSLRRHQRVHTGERPFTCSDCGKGFSQSSNLVKHQRIHTGDRPFTCSVCGKGFTQSPHLLKHHHVHE; from the coding sequence atggagaaaccatggaaatgtgtggactgtgggaagagatacagatccccatctcagctggaagctcatcggcgcagccacactggggagagaccattcacctgctctcagtgtggggagggattcactcagtcattcagcctgcagtcacaccagcgagttcacactgggcagagaccattcatctgctctcagtgtggggagggattcagtcatttatgcagcctgctgacacaccagcgagttcacactggggagaggctgttcacctgctctcagtgtgggaagggattcacttgttcatcccacctgcggaggcaccagcgagttcacacggcaGAGAGACCATTTACatgtcctcagtgtgggaagggattcacttgttcatcccacctgcagacacaccagcgagttcacactggggagaggccattcagctgctctcattgtgggaagggattcactcagttatccaacctgcggaaacaccagcgagttcacactggggagacgccATTcagctgccctcagtgtggggagggattcacttgttcatccagcctgcggaggcaccagcgagttcacaccggggagagaccattcacctgctctgattgtggcaagggattcagtcaatcatccaacctggtaaagcaccagcgaattcacactggggacaggccattcacctgctccgtgtgtgggaagggattcactcagtcacctcacctgctgaaacaccatcatgttcacgagtga
- the LOC144487513 gene encoding uncharacterized protein LOC144487513 — translation MWTRLQLISRLERQEETQTMEKPWKCGDCGKGFKSSFRLEIHRRSHTGEKPFVCCVCGKGFTKTTYLMLHQRIHTEERPFSCTYCGKKFNSTSSLATHQRIHTGVKPFTCSVCGERFTRSSGLWTHQRIHTEEKPFSCTSCGKSFGQSSTLTAHQRTHTGERPFSCSICGKKFSQSFDLVRHQRLHTGERPFTCSVCGKGFAQLFTLQSHHRTHTQENPFSCSTCGKSFNQSSNLLTHQCTHSGERPFTCSLCGKAFTRSTSLLRHQQIHNRLKGLDSAFNHSED, via the coding sequence atgtggacgaggcttcaactgatctctaggctggagagacaggaagagacccagaccatggagaaaccttggaaatgtggggactgtgggaagggattcaagtcTTCTTTCCGgctggaaatccatcgacgcagtcacaccggggagaagccattcgtctgttgtgtgtgtgggaagggatttaccaaGACAACCTACCTGATgttacaccagagaattcacactgaggagaggcccttcagctgcacTTACTGTGGGAAGAAGTTCAACAGCACATCCAGCCTCGctacacaccagcggattcacactggggtgaagccgttcacctgctctgtgtgcggtgagagattcactcggtcatccggcctttggacacatcagcgaattcacaccgaggagaaaccgttcagctgcacatcctgtggaaagagttttggacagtcatccaccctgactgctcaccaacgcactcacaccggggagagaccgttcagctgctccatatgtgggaagaaattctcccagtcattcgatctggtgagacaccagcgacttcacaccggggagagaccgttcacctgctcggtgtgtgggaagggattcgctcagttatTCACACTCCAGTCCCACCACCGCACTCACACGCAGGAGAATCCATTCAGCTGCAgtacctgtggaaagagtttcaaccagtcatccaaccttctgactcaccaatgcactcactctggggagaggcctttcacctgctccttgtgtggaaaggCATTCACAAGGTCcaccagcctgctgagacaccagcaaattcataatagactgaaaggattggattctgcttttaatcacagcgaggattga